A section of the Streptomyces sp. Je 1-369 genome encodes:
- a CDS encoding amidohydrolase family protein, translated as MSHDQPQNKERILIKGAYLMTQDDKLGNFVGDVLVADGRIVEVGRELSDDRARVVDGTGSAVLPGFIDTHRHNWQGALRNLGPAWTYEEYRSNVQIGLGQHFEPRDVHVGNLAADLMSLDSGVTTVRDESHISNSPEHSDAAIAAHWESGIRAVFDHGWPSTEAEQWQFGSNRTHPADIRRIRNEVLSDDSARVTLNAMLRGPELSTPDVSTQDIRLARELDLRISMHVGLGEWGAEQQAVRQLKESGLLASDMTFIHLCTSTDDELRMLAAHGATASVAGALEVFMPGLGQPATNRLLAAGVRPSLSVDTETIVSGDMFGVMRATLAYQQLILAGAAGPMDRNPDLPTFDAADLLSFATIEGARAAGIDNRTGSLTPGKEADLIMIRLDHTNMLPATDVAATIVAGGHAGNVDLVVVAGDVLKENGVLKAGDAVFDEATASRDRLFHAAGLPLPA; from the coding sequence ATGTCCCACGACCAGCCACAGAACAAGGAACGCATCCTGATCAAGGGCGCGTACCTGATGACGCAGGACGACAAGCTCGGCAACTTCGTGGGCGACGTCCTCGTCGCCGACGGCAGGATCGTCGAAGTCGGCCGGGAGCTGTCCGACGACCGGGCCCGGGTCGTCGACGGCACGGGGAGCGCCGTGCTGCCCGGCTTCATCGACACCCACCGCCACAACTGGCAGGGCGCGCTGCGCAACCTGGGCCCCGCCTGGACCTATGAGGAGTACCGCAGCAACGTGCAGATCGGCCTCGGCCAGCACTTCGAACCCCGGGATGTCCACGTCGGTAACCTGGCCGCGGACCTGATGTCCCTCGACTCCGGGGTGACGACCGTGCGGGACGAGTCTCACATCAGCAACAGCCCCGAGCATTCGGACGCGGCAATCGCGGCGCACTGGGAGTCGGGCATCCGCGCCGTCTTCGACCACGGCTGGCCGTCGACGGAGGCCGAGCAGTGGCAGTTCGGCAGCAACCGCACACACCCCGCCGACATCCGGCGCATCCGCAACGAGGTGCTGTCCGACGACTCGGCGCGGGTCACGCTGAACGCGATGCTCCGCGGACCGGAGCTGTCCACCCCCGACGTCTCCACGCAGGACATCCGGCTCGCCCGGGAACTGGACCTGCGGATCAGCATGCACGTGGGCCTCGGTGAGTGGGGCGCGGAGCAGCAGGCTGTACGGCAGCTCAAGGAATCGGGGCTGCTCGCCTCGGACATGACGTTCATCCACCTGTGCACGTCGACCGATGACGAGCTGAGGATGCTGGCCGCGCACGGGGCCACCGCGTCCGTGGCCGGCGCCCTGGAGGTCTTCATGCCGGGCCTCGGCCAGCCGGCTACCAACCGGCTGCTGGCCGCCGGTGTCCGCCCGAGCCTCAGCGTGGACACCGAGACGATCGTGAGCGGGGACATGTTCGGCGTCATGCGGGCAACGCTCGCTTACCAGCAGCTGATCCTCGCTGGCGCGGCCGGACCCATGGACCGGAACCCCGACCTGCCGACCTTCGACGCCGCCGACCTGCTGTCCTTCGCGACCATCGAGGGCGCACGGGCCGCGGGCATCGACAACCGCACCGGCAGTCTGACCCCCGGCAAGGAGGCCGACCTGATCATGATCCGCCTCGACCACACCAACATGCTGCCCGCCACGGACGTCGCCGCCACGATCGTCGCGGGCGGCCACGCCGGCAACGTCGACCTGGTCGTGGTGGCCGGTGACGTCCTGAAGGAGAATGGTGTGCTGAAGGCTGGGGACGCCGTCTTCGACGAGGCCACGGCCTCCCGTGACCGGCTGTTCCACGCCGCCGGCCTACCGCTCCCCGCCTGA
- a CDS encoding MFS transporter, which yields MTQHSSGWQTTWTLLIFMLVNFADKTVLGLAAKPIMDDLGLTRGEFGTASAAFFALFSVSALAVSYLTRTVRTTVLLLAMALLWSAAQLPMLWTAAGFGTLMTTRVLLGAAEGPAMPVATHHLHGWFEQRERTLPTAVLLTGAAAGVAVAAPTLTLVIDRFGWRWAFGAVGLAGLAWAAYWALRGTEGPYARRDDEGGAVAEPVPYRRILLSGTWISAALGAFAAYWMLSANLTWMPDYLESITGLSLHQAGILVTGAALANGVVLVGHGLLARRRTEPPSGAGTGALMCLAAIAVGVFAVTDAIWLKVVLLLGPMALANVIMTVSQTACARIAPASQRGVVLGALSFVYALAGALSPWATGRVVDAADSITSGYRAAFLLTSALLGLTGLLALCLLRPERDARHLVGTTRDRPRVAKK from the coding sequence ATGACACAGCACAGCTCCGGTTGGCAGACTACGTGGACACTTCTGATCTTCATGCTGGTCAACTTCGCCGACAAGACCGTGCTGGGACTGGCCGCGAAACCGATCATGGACGACCTCGGCCTGACCCGTGGGGAGTTCGGCACCGCCTCAGCGGCGTTCTTCGCGCTGTTCAGCGTCTCGGCCCTGGCGGTGTCGTACCTGACCCGCACGGTCCGGACGACGGTACTGCTGCTGGCGATGGCGCTGCTGTGGTCGGCGGCTCAACTGCCGATGCTGTGGACGGCCGCCGGCTTCGGCACCCTGATGACCACGCGGGTGCTGCTCGGTGCGGCCGAGGGCCCCGCCATGCCGGTCGCCACCCACCATCTGCACGGCTGGTTCGAGCAGCGGGAGCGCACCCTGCCGACCGCGGTGCTGCTGACCGGCGCCGCAGCCGGGGTCGCCGTCGCGGCCCCCACGCTCACGCTCGTGATCGACCGCTTCGGCTGGCGGTGGGCGTTCGGCGCGGTCGGGCTGGCGGGTCTGGCATGGGCGGCCTACTGGGCGCTGCGCGGTACCGAGGGTCCGTACGCTCGCCGGGACGACGAGGGCGGAGCTGTCGCGGAGCCCGTTCCCTACCGCCGCATCCTGCTCTCGGGCACCTGGATCAGCGCCGCGCTCGGGGCGTTCGCCGCCTACTGGATGCTCAGCGCCAACCTGACCTGGATGCCGGACTACCTGGAATCGATCACCGGGTTGAGTCTGCATCAGGCCGGCATCCTGGTGACCGGCGCCGCGCTCGCCAACGGAGTCGTACTCGTGGGGCACGGACTGTTGGCCCGGCGCCGGACCGAGCCGCCGAGCGGCGCCGGTACGGGCGCCCTGATGTGCCTGGCGGCGATCGCCGTAGGCGTGTTCGCCGTGACCGACGCCATATGGCTCAAGGTGGTGTTGCTACTCGGCCCGATGGCGCTGGCCAACGTCATCATGACGGTGTCCCAGACCGCGTGCGCCCGCATCGCTCCGGCGTCCCAACGCGGAGTGGTACTCGGTGCGCTGTCCTTCGTCTACGCCCTCGCCGGAGCCCTCTCCCCCTGGGCAACCGGGCGGGTCGTCGACGCCGCGGACTCGATCACCTCCGGCTACCGCGCCGCCTTCCTGCTCACCTCCGCTTTGCTCGGCCTCACCGGGCTGCTGGCTCTGTGCCTTCTGCGCCCCGAACGCGACGCTCGGCACCTGGTGGGCACCACTCGTGACAGGCCCCGCGTCGCCAAGAAGTGA
- a CDS encoding NAD-dependent epimerase/dehydratase family protein: protein MTMRVLLTGGTGYIGASVLDRLISGGHQVTAVVRSAEKTELVRAKGAVPAIADLSDGEALRGLAAASDGVIHVASPGDESSATVDKVAVTSFLHALRDTDRPFVYTTGVWLHGSGSAITESTAMNAPRLTAWRVPLAERVRDAQGVRTSVIAPAVVYGHGGGLLNLVAAGPRTAGDAPALTMVGPGDQHWSTVHVDDLAELYVLALEKAPAGSYFFGAGGVNPTVREITEAVSRSVGLAGRVEPEPVVQTLDRLGLLGEALLLDQQASGDIARRVLGWSPEGPSILDDIARTDF, encoded by the coding sequence ATGACCATGCGTGTCCTGCTCACCGGCGGCACCGGCTACATCGGAGCCTCGGTGCTCGACCGGCTCATCTCCGGCGGCCACCAGGTGACCGCCGTGGTCCGCTCCGCAGAGAAGACCGAACTGGTGCGGGCCAAGGGCGCGGTGCCAGCGATTGCCGACCTGTCCGACGGTGAGGCCCTCCGGGGGCTCGCGGCCGCGAGCGACGGCGTGATCCACGTGGCGTCACCGGGTGACGAGAGCAGTGCGACCGTCGACAAGGTGGCTGTCACCAGCTTCCTGCACGCGCTGCGGGACACGGACCGGCCCTTTGTGTACACCACCGGCGTCTGGCTGCATGGCAGCGGTTCCGCGATCACCGAGTCGACCGCCATGAACGCCCCGCGCCTGACCGCCTGGCGGGTGCCGCTTGCCGAGCGGGTACGCGACGCGCAGGGCGTCAGGACCTCGGTCATCGCACCGGCGGTGGTGTACGGGCACGGCGGCGGCCTGCTGAACCTCGTGGCCGCCGGCCCGCGCACCGCGGGGGACGCCCCGGCCCTCACCATGGTCGGGCCCGGTGACCAGCACTGGAGCACCGTGCACGTGGACGACCTGGCCGAGCTGTACGTGCTCGCGCTGGAGAAGGCCCCGGCCGGTTCGTACTTCTTCGGAGCCGGCGGTGTGAACCCGACCGTACGGGAGATCACCGAAGCGGTGAGCCGCTCCGTCGGTCTGGCCGGACGGGTCGAGCCCGAGCCCGTCGTGCAGACACTCGACCGGCTCGGCCTGCTCGGCGAGGCCCTCCTGCTCGACCAGCAGGCCTCGGGCGACATCGCCCGGCGCGTGCTCGGCTGGTCGCCCGAGGGGCCGTCGATCCTCGATGACATCGCGCGTACGGACTTCTGA
- a CDS encoding LysR family transcriptional regulator, whose protein sequence is MDQKKLEYFITVAEELNFTRAAQQLHVTQSTLSAGIKALEQELRAELLIRSTRSVSLTEAGSAFLPEARSAIEALDRARAAVEPLSTGLRGSLTVGVLSGLTVIDVPALAGDFHRRHPEVRLRTETSQRGTSGLIEKMKEGHVDVAFVGADITDAHIRVRAVKRYQVQLLVRAGHPLALRESVRLRDVAGEPFVDMPIGFGQRQIVDDAFTRAELSRRVLIEVSDITTIAEYVAHGLGVALLPPDFATAAGDAVRSVPLADARLSWTLSVVASATRPPTRALHAFLDLIPHHIRRDRVF, encoded by the coding sequence GTGGACCAGAAAAAACTGGAGTACTTCATCACGGTCGCCGAGGAACTGAACTTCACCCGGGCGGCCCAGCAACTGCACGTCACACAATCCACGCTCTCGGCCGGCATCAAGGCCCTGGAGCAGGAGCTGAGGGCCGAACTGCTCATCCGCTCCACCCGGTCGGTCAGTCTGACGGAGGCCGGTTCGGCGTTCCTGCCCGAGGCGCGTAGCGCGATCGAGGCCCTCGACCGGGCCAGAGCCGCGGTGGAGCCACTCTCCACGGGGCTGCGCGGCAGCCTCACCGTGGGCGTTCTCAGCGGACTGACCGTTATCGACGTGCCCGCACTGGCGGGCGACTTCCATCGGCGCCATCCGGAGGTCCGGCTGCGTACCGAGACCTCCCAGCGGGGGACCTCCGGGCTGATCGAAAAAATGAAGGAAGGCCACGTCGACGTGGCCTTCGTGGGAGCCGACATCACGGACGCGCACATCAGGGTGCGGGCCGTCAAGAGGTACCAGGTCCAGTTGCTGGTTCGCGCCGGTCACCCACTGGCTCTCCGCGAGAGCGTGCGGCTGAGGGACGTAGCCGGGGAACCCTTCGTCGACATGCCCATAGGGTTCGGGCAGCGCCAGATCGTGGACGACGCCTTCACGAGGGCGGAGCTGTCCCGGCGCGTCCTGATCGAGGTATCGGACATCACCACGATCGCGGAGTACGTGGCGCACGGTCTGGGCGTCGCACTGCTGCCCCCGGACTTCGCGACGGCGGCCGGGGACGCGGTACGTTCCGTCCCCCTCGCAGACGCACGTCTGTCCTGGACGCTCAGCGTGGTCGCCTCGGCGACGCGTCCGCCGACCCGGGCGCTGCACGCCTTCCTCGACCTCATCCCGCACCACATCCGCCGCGACCGCGTGTTCTGA
- a CDS encoding DMT family transporter, producing MAVAAAIAAGMVVPVQSRLNGELSRHLGDGIAAAAISFSGGFVLLSFVAVFSSGLRGALRRMAGAARDGRLPRRYLLAGVLGGTFALAQSTAALITGIAVFTVSAIAGQTLAGLIVDARGIGGGLRQRPGAARLTGAAVILVAAVVSALPRFADTPAPATVVLPALAAIAAGFMLGVQQALNGASTAASGSPLAATWLNFCVGAVFLTAAWGVKTLVQGTAGHPLPTSWWVYLGGLCGTVFIGASAFLVRRIGVLLLSMAAIAGQLASSIALDFLAPSGGQSPSVLTLFGALLTFVAVWIASRRPRGTTGK from the coding sequence CTGGCCGTCGCGGCGGCCATCGCCGCCGGAATGGTGGTGCCGGTACAGTCCCGGCTCAACGGCGAACTGAGCCGGCACCTCGGTGACGGTATCGCCGCGGCGGCGATCAGCTTCTCGGGTGGATTCGTCCTGCTGTCCTTCGTTGCGGTCTTCTCCTCCGGACTGCGTGGTGCGCTGCGCCGAATGGCCGGGGCCGCCAGGGACGGCCGGCTTCCCCGCCGATATCTGCTGGCTGGTGTACTGGGCGGCACGTTCGCGCTGGCCCAGTCCACTGCCGCGCTGATCACCGGCATCGCCGTGTTCACCGTGTCGGCCATCGCCGGTCAGACCCTTGCCGGTCTGATCGTGGACGCCCGGGGCATCGGCGGCGGCTTGAGACAACGCCCGGGCGCCGCCCGGCTCACGGGAGCGGCCGTCATCCTGGTGGCCGCAGTCGTGTCCGCGCTGCCCCGCTTCGCCGATACCCCGGCGCCCGCCACCGTCGTCCTGCCCGCCCTCGCCGCGATCGCCGCCGGCTTCATGCTCGGCGTGCAGCAGGCCCTGAACGGGGCGTCGACCGCCGCGTCGGGCTCGCCGCTCGCCGCGACCTGGCTCAACTTCTGCGTCGGAGCGGTGTTTCTCACCGCCGCCTGGGGCGTGAAGACACTCGTCCAGGGAACGGCTGGGCACCCGCTGCCCACCAGCTGGTGGGTCTACCTCGGCGGACTGTGCGGCACGGTGTTCATCGGCGCCTCGGCTTTCCTCGTACGCCGGATCGGTGTCCTGCTGCTGAGCATGGCCGCGATCGCGGGACAGCTTGCCAGTTCGATTGCCCTGGACTTCCTGGCACCCTCCGGCGGCCAGTCCCCCTCTGTCCTCACCCTTTTCGGCGCGTTGCTCACCTTCGTCGCTGTCTGGATCGCCTCCCGGCGCCCACGTGGCACCACCGGCAAGTGA
- a CDS encoding CHAT domain-containing protein — MADIEAALARCDPHLTLGYLRHLIDLTRADGRARWLWAAAQQELGDVLVQVGAPRDEHPLWEAALAYESALEVYTPDLFPAEHGRLQNNLGNAYRMLSQSQGKRGTGESELDERAITAYLAALDVRTRDADPHGWATTQNNLGNAYAERLRGEPSVNRRKAIDAYQSALEVHDILLHPNDYAMAQTNLGLLYQDLPDGGPDAMDLSMACFLRALLVRTPYAAPRRHQQLTHSLYDVFRARMALTQEGARRRVLARLLPVVEVLTQAGAPLDLPAPQAATAPDTDGAVGVAPDRFDGYWHDHCRIVPLPELVALITSPQAADPRVRITLLRAALLRDDVVLPSFRAELLDELALALLQHPSGERDQQQEAAISSLETALKAYSREDDPFKWGTVKSHLAAAYAQRLSGDPAENLEIAILHAADSLQTRTTGSLDWALGATLLGQLYRDRRFGDPRENYDHALAAFEQALTVLDRDGHPHEWARVRNSMGYTRLTLRRWEREAIEAAIEDFQDALTVLTRQQYPEEWAGTEFNLASAMLDRHLGDPSANLEQAVQGFTRCLSVRTRKHDAVEWARTQHNLGQALMRRRTGDRPENLRRAARCLRAALEVLTVTDRPADHRKTVGALGEVQAHLGDWEAAHEAFASACTAGDLLLSRVSTGTYGFDDVVRQGHAAGELDAYALSRLGRLEEAVEALERSRARSLAEALALRSANPERITDGDRRARFTTAHAALATAQAAVDEVRWHSTDPAVIQGLGSAKGALERAAALREAREHFQAVVAEIRLERDPADFLDPVLSVEQIAAGVGRPVVYLLSAEWGGLALAVIPADGPSGPPAAVLARPLHALTDTLLKDLVQVALDDGSGRLVGGYGAAQEGAGLNWLVNHWPGDTLAAKARHLGEACSRAGKASTLQAALDGCLRYVGVEEITDRPLTELNTAALTRLQAILHQLFLTAELRRCLPKLAEAAMGPLTAWLRELGVTTSVLVPCGLLPAFPLLSVPVPEPFSGPFAAPPAGEEETRVVGGTDVGGKAVPDTDVALQTVGEHLSMTVAPSARSAVAAPGEGGIRSGVYTLGDPRPTHQELRWGEAEALTVAALANEPTNARVRESATLDWLLEILRTGAMVSASCHGEFDGIDFLRSRLVLADGEALTLRDALTHRADTAGLRLLVLSACRTAVMDLRGARDEVRSLAVGMLQAGAQAVLAPLWAVDDRATYLLMVKFAQEWLPAMRERDPADALAAAQTWLRTVTYRDLTAWESGASPHRAAEDCPRGGSGRPDDRATAPDGLAGSVVRGLRYGAGPAEQHLAAYAEAKAAESPDETPYADPYYWAGFQVHGR, encoded by the coding sequence GTGGCCGACATCGAAGCCGCCTTGGCACGTTGCGATCCCCACCTCACGCTCGGCTACCTGCGCCACCTCATCGACCTCACGCGGGCGGACGGCCGAGCGCGCTGGCTATGGGCCGCCGCTCAACAAGAGCTCGGCGACGTGCTGGTCCAGGTCGGCGCTCCGCGTGACGAACATCCGCTGTGGGAGGCGGCCCTCGCCTACGAGTCCGCGCTGGAGGTGTACACGCCGGACCTCTTTCCCGCAGAGCACGGCAGATTACAGAACAACCTGGGCAACGCCTACCGGATGCTGTCCCAATCACAAGGCAAGCGGGGCACCGGGGAATCCGAGCTCGATGAGCGGGCGATCACCGCGTACCTTGCCGCACTCGATGTCAGAACCCGAGACGCGGATCCCCATGGGTGGGCGACCACGCAGAACAACCTGGGCAACGCCTACGCGGAACGTCTGCGCGGGGAGCCGTCCGTCAACAGGCGCAAGGCGATCGATGCCTACCAGTCCGCGCTGGAAGTGCACGACATCCTGCTCCACCCCAACGACTATGCGATGGCGCAGACGAACCTCGGCCTGCTGTACCAGGACCTCCCCGACGGCGGCCCAGATGCCATGGACCTGTCCATGGCGTGCTTCCTGCGGGCCCTGCTGGTCCGCACCCCGTACGCGGCTCCCCGCCGGCATCAGCAACTCACTCACAGCCTTTACGACGTCTTCCGTGCGCGGATGGCTCTGACGCAGGAAGGCGCCCGCAGGCGGGTGCTGGCCCGTCTGCTCCCCGTCGTAGAGGTACTCACCCAGGCAGGAGCGCCCCTTGATCTCCCTGCCCCTCAGGCCGCCACGGCCCCGGACACCGACGGCGCCGTCGGAGTGGCCCCGGACCGGTTCGACGGCTACTGGCACGACCACTGCCGGATCGTCCCGCTACCGGAGCTCGTCGCGCTGATCACATCACCGCAGGCTGCCGACCCACGCGTACGCATCACCCTGCTGCGTGCGGCGCTGCTGCGCGACGATGTGGTCCTGCCCTCCTTCCGCGCCGAACTGCTCGACGAACTCGCCCTCGCCCTGCTGCAGCATCCCTCGGGCGAAAGAGATCAGCAGCAGGAAGCCGCAATCTCCTCCCTGGAAACAGCACTCAAGGCGTACAGCCGCGAGGATGATCCGTTCAAGTGGGGCACAGTCAAGAGCCACCTCGCCGCCGCCTACGCCCAGCGTCTTTCCGGTGACCCCGCGGAGAACCTGGAGATCGCGATACTGCACGCCGCGGACTCCTTGCAGACGCGCACCACCGGATCGCTGGACTGGGCACTGGGCGCCACTCTGCTCGGCCAGTTGTACCGGGACCGGCGGTTCGGCGACCCACGTGAGAACTACGACCACGCCCTCGCAGCCTTCGAGCAGGCCCTCACCGTCCTGGACCGCGACGGTCATCCCCACGAGTGGGCGCGCGTGCGCAACAGCATGGGATACACACGGCTGACCTTGAGACGGTGGGAGCGCGAGGCGATCGAGGCGGCCATCGAGGACTTCCAGGACGCGTTGACGGTTCTGACACGACAGCAGTACCCGGAGGAATGGGCCGGCACCGAGTTCAACCTCGCCTCCGCGATGCTGGACCGGCATTTGGGTGATCCTTCGGCCAACCTCGAACAGGCCGTCCAGGGATTCACTCGATGCCTGTCGGTACGTACACGGAAGCATGACGCCGTCGAGTGGGCACGCACTCAGCACAACTTGGGACAGGCATTGATGCGCCGGCGGACGGGCGACCGGCCCGAAAACCTGCGTCGCGCGGCCCGGTGTCTGCGGGCCGCTCTGGAAGTGCTCACAGTGACCGACCGGCCCGCCGATCACCGTAAGACCGTTGGCGCTCTCGGCGAAGTCCAGGCCCACCTCGGTGACTGGGAGGCCGCCCACGAGGCGTTCGCCTCCGCCTGCACGGCCGGGGACCTGCTGCTGTCCCGGGTCAGTACCGGCACGTACGGTTTCGACGACGTCGTCCGGCAAGGTCACGCGGCCGGCGAACTGGACGCCTACGCACTGTCCCGGCTGGGACGCCTGGAGGAGGCGGTCGAGGCACTCGAGCGCAGCCGGGCACGCTCACTCGCCGAGGCATTGGCGCTGCGGTCAGCAAATCCGGAACGCATCACCGACGGGGACCGCAGAGCGCGGTTCACCACCGCCCATGCTGCGCTCGCCACGGCGCAAGCCGCCGTTGACGAGGTGCGCTGGCACAGCACAGATCCAGCGGTGATTCAGGGGCTGGGGAGCGCGAAGGGGGCACTGGAGAGGGCTGCGGCACTGCGGGAGGCGAGGGAGCACTTCCAAGCTGTCGTCGCGGAGATCCGTCTGGAGCGTGACCCGGCTGACTTCCTCGATCCGGTGCTCAGCGTCGAACAGATCGCCGCAGGGGTCGGACGTCCCGTCGTATACCTGCTGAGCGCCGAGTGGGGCGGACTTGCGCTGGCCGTGATACCAGCAGACGGCCCGTCCGGACCTCCGGCGGCCGTGCTGGCCCGCCCTCTGCACGCACTGACCGACACGCTCCTGAAGGACCTCGTCCAGGTGGCGCTCGATGACGGTTCGGGACGACTCGTTGGTGGTTACGGCGCGGCGCAGGAGGGCGCGGGACTCAACTGGCTGGTCAATCACTGGCCTGGGGACACCCTTGCCGCGAAGGCCCGGCACCTCGGTGAGGCGTGCAGTCGAGCAGGGAAGGCAAGCACACTGCAGGCGGCGTTGGACGGCTGCCTGCGGTACGTGGGGGTGGAGGAGATCACCGACCGGCCGCTGACGGAGCTGAACACCGCGGCCCTGACCCGGCTCCAGGCGATTCTGCACCAGCTTTTCCTCACCGCTGAGCTGCGCCGCTGCCTGCCGAAGCTGGCCGAGGCGGCGATGGGGCCGTTGACAGCATGGCTCCGGGAGCTAGGTGTCACGACGTCGGTCCTCGTACCGTGCGGACTCCTGCCTGCTTTCCCTCTGCTCTCTGTGCCTGTACCTGAGCCGTTCTCCGGGCCATTCGCCGCACCGCCGGCGGGCGAAGAGGAGACGCGCGTCGTCGGCGGCACGGACGTCGGCGGTAAGGCGGTCCCTGATACTGACGTAGCACTGCAGACCGTCGGCGAGCACCTGTCGATGACGGTGGCACCGAGCGCACGCTCCGCCGTCGCTGCCCCGGGTGAGGGCGGCATCAGGTCCGGTGTGTACACGTTGGGTGATCCGCGCCCCACCCATCAGGAGCTGCGCTGGGGAGAGGCTGAGGCCCTCACCGTGGCAGCCTTGGCCAACGAGCCCACGAATGCCCGAGTGCGGGAGTCGGCAACACTGGACTGGCTGCTGGAGATCCTGCGCACGGGCGCGATGGTCTCCGCTTCATGTCACGGTGAGTTCGACGGCATAGATTTTCTTCGTTCCCGGCTTGTACTGGCAGATGGCGAGGCGCTGACGCTGCGGGATGCTCTTACGCACCGAGCCGATACGGCCGGCCTGCGGTTGCTTGTGCTCTCCGCTTGCCGTACCGCGGTCATGGACCTCCGTGGCGCACGCGACGAGGTCCGTAGCCTGGCGGTCGGAATGCTGCAAGCCGGCGCGCAAGCGGTCCTGGCGCCTCTGTGGGCGGTGGACGATCGCGCAACGTACCTCCTCATGGTGAAGTTCGCGCAGGAATGGCTGCCCGCCATGAGGGAGCGCGATCCCGCGGATGCCCTGGCAGCAGCGCAAACCTGGCTGCGGACGGTTACTTACCGGGACCTGACTGCCTGGGAGAGCGGCGCGAGCCCACATCGAGCGGCCGAGGATTGTCCGCGGGGCGGGAGCGGACGACCAGATGACAGGGCAACAGCCCCGGACGGGCTGGCCGGGAGCGTGGTCCGGGGGCTTCGGTACGGTGCGGGCCCGGCCGAACAGCACCTCGCCGCATACGCTGAGGCAAAAGCCGCAGAATCCCCGGACGAGACGCCCTACGCCGATCCCTACTACTGGGCGGGCTTCCAAGTGCACGGGCGCTGA
- a CDS encoding D-alanyl-D-alanine carboxypeptidase family protein — MGSHARPNRLHRTGARIATVALVGAVLPITAGGLAEAATPSATHSVDENEWTSGQAAGTVGQGQGQGQGWGRGAPDATGQDAPVIKADHAFLLDTRDGSQEREMWAGAKADESVAMASTTKIMTALVVLEHPEWLDRQFTVKQEYRDYVAKAGSSTADLQTGDKLTARQLLHAMLLPSGADAAMALADNFGSGDTTDARIADFESQMNAKAQQLGLRGTHFDSFDGISHGDNRSTARDLAKLGQRAMLKPVFADIVKKKQFKTEAPAANGRTRYYTWNNTNVLLSTYDGALGIKTGSGAEAGYAVVFAAERDNRTLVGAIVGADKDRFEDAAKMLDWGFAH; from the coding sequence ATGGGTTCCCACGCTCGCCCCAACCGGCTGCACCGGACCGGGGCCCGGATCGCGACCGTCGCCCTGGTCGGGGCCGTGCTCCCGATCACCGCCGGCGGTCTCGCCGAGGCGGCCACCCCCAGTGCCACCCACTCCGTCGACGAGAATGAGTGGACGAGCGGCCAGGCCGCCGGGACCGTCGGACAGGGACAGGGACAGGGACAGGGGTGGGGGCGGGGCGCGCCCGACGCGACGGGCCAGGACGCCCCCGTTATCAAGGCCGACCACGCCTTTCTCCTGGACACCCGCGACGGCAGCCAGGAGCGGGAGATGTGGGCCGGGGCCAAGGCTGACGAGAGCGTGGCGATGGCCAGTACGACCAAAATCATGACCGCCCTCGTCGTGCTCGAGCACCCGGAGTGGCTGGACCGGCAGTTCACGGTGAAGCAGGAGTACCGGGACTACGTCGCGAAGGCCGGTTCCAGCACGGCCGACCTCCAGACCGGCGACAAGCTGACCGCCAGGCAGCTGCTGCACGCCATGCTGCTCCCCTCGGGGGCGGACGCCGCGATGGCGCTGGCCGACAACTTCGGGTCCGGGGACACCACGGACGCGCGGATCGCCGACTTCGAGAGCCAGATGAACGCCAAGGCGCAGCAGCTGGGCCTGAGGGGCACGCACTTCGACTCCTTCGACGGCATATCGCACGGCGACAACCGCAGCACCGCCCGCGATCTCGCCAAGCTCGGCCAACGCGCCATGCTGAAGCCGGTGTTCGCCGACATCGTGAAGAAGAAGCAGTTCAAGACCGAGGCCCCCGCGGCCAACGGCCGTACCCGCTACTACACCTGGAACAACACCAACGTGCTGCTGAGCACCTACGACGGCGCGCTGGGCATCAAGACCGGCAGCGGCGCGGAGGCCGGCTACGCCGTCGTCTTCGCCGCCGAGCGCGACAACCGCACCCTGGTCGGCGCGATCGTGGGGGCCGACAAGGACCGCTTCGAGGACGCCGCCAAGATGCTCGACTGGGGCTTCGCCCACTGA